TCTGTTTATCGTCTAATTTATTACGAGTACCATCTGCTGttatttatatgaaaataaattatttttttggaaattaTCAAGTGCTTTTTTCCTGGTGTTGATAACTGAATGAGTGCACATACAAtaacttagaaaaaaaaaagtttaattcagTGTTCTAGAaggaatacagtaaaaaaaaaagaagcaattaTAACTTATCAAATGGTTCATGTTAAACACAAGATTCGTTGCATTCACAGCATCCGAGTGTCATTACAATCATCACCAAAACATTTCAGTTTACATTAAGGGATAACTATAACATAACTATAGATAACACATTTTCAAGCATTATCATAAACAGGATGTGAGGTGTTGATATGAGCACTGAACATTTAGAAGTACAGGACTGCAGCTTCCTGCATGGTTTGGGGTTCTTCACATTCGGCCACAATCAAATTCAAGCTGACTTTAAGGTGTAACTGATGTTTTTACTACACtaacagctcatttcaaaggcaCACCGATCCTCCTACAGCAGCTAAGACTGTCCACATTTACCCACAATGACCTCTTTCAGGTGTAACACACTGACAACTGAACAGGAGTCTGTTGGATTCACAGAAATTGCATTGAATGTTTGCCGATTATATATACATCGTATTGCATGTAACAAGAGCTGCTCAGTCACTGCCGGCAAGAATTCAAGCATTACTTACACTATTGCTGTCCTCTTTATCTCACAGTTTTTCTCAAGCTGGATTACAAATGGTTTTGTTAGTTATTGACACATACAaatgttttttggtttttttacatattcaaataaattacatttttagaagAATAGTTTTTTTTCCACACATAATCCaattgtttgatattttgtgaTTATCATCATGAGACGATAAAGTGTTGGGAccaatgggacttttttttgtttacaaatattttaaatgaattttgagTATTGCATTAAATAagtattcatttaaatgcatcTGTTTTTTACATCTTACTTGCTACcattatatatcattatatatatatatatatatatatatatatatatatgtatatatgtgtgtgtgtgtgtgtgtgtgtgtgtaaacatatGTATCCCTATATTTCAGTATCCGCATTGACTATTAAAAAAGCATTCGAGCACTAATTGCATAACCCTGTTAATCTGAACAATGTTCACACATATTTGCATTCTGAAAGTTCATGCAGTAATATTAACCAGTGCACAACTAACCAGTGTGACGTactaaacaacaacaaagcctCAAGAAGGTGAAGTGTGTGATGTCTGCGCCAGCAACATTACCAGATGGAATTGATAAAGTAATCAATAATTCAATGAGGCCACTTAGACACACCCCTCATCTGCCATTGGTTGGCTAAACACACAGTCCCGCCCCAAACTCGCTCGATTGGTTGAGCCATTGTTGCTGGATCAATGTTTTGACAGCAGCAGAGCCACAGTGTACCGACTTTTCAGCCATTGTTAGTTGTTGTCTTCACATATTATGCTTGATAAGTATATTATCATGCAAAAACATACAGTATTCAGCTTTAAAGCAAGTCCGTTTTTGCATAACATGATAAAACAAACCTGCCTTCAACTTTAATATGACCCAAAAGCAGTAAATGTACACAATTGAAAgtacttccttttttttttgttccatggaatgtgaattttttcctcatttacATGCAATATTCATATTTTCCACATTCAATATCATAAGGCACCCTGTGATACTGAGAACACTGCTCTAAAAGaaggaatatatatattttgtaaattttgaaatataatactaattatatatatatatatatatgtatgtatgcatatgtgtgtgtgtgtgtgtgcgctgtCAAacaatcgcatccaaaataaaaggttttttacataatatatatgtgtactgtgtatttttattatgtatatataaatatacacacatatatgtatttatttaaatatttacatgtatatttatatataaatattttatatatacatatatttttgttaaatatatacatgcatgtgtgtgtatttatataaacataaatatacacagtacacatatatattaaactTATTTTGGATGAGATCAATCGAGAagttaatcatttgacagcactattttttaatatgtatttatcGATATATTCAGAATTTGTTGTGGCTACAACATTCATTCAGAACACTTTTTGTTGCTGAATTCTCTCTCAGAAGCTGGTTTCATTCATATGAGGTTTGGGGCTGGTGGAAGATGGAGAGGCGGGGCTTTCTTGTCCACCTACATTCTCATTGGACGGGGTCTCGCTGGTCGGAGAGGTGAGGGGTCGTCTTGGAGACGTGGGCGTTTGCGATCTGGCCGGACTGAGCGGTGAAGGAGCAGTGTTTGGTGCTGCAGGAGCTGGTCTTCTCATGGATGATGCAGCTAAAGATGATGGTGGTGTTGACAAACATGGCGCTTGCAGGGCGGAGAATGACGATGGGATTCTGAGGCCGAGACGAGCCTCGAGCTCACTGCACACAGCTAAACTCCGCCTCCCCGCGTCCAGGCCACCCGTGTCCGAGCACTTGGCTCTTTCCTGACAGCGCTCCACAAAGCTGCCTCTCCGGATGGCTCCGAGGCCGTCCCGGTCCTTCTCACGCTCCAGAGGCGCCCGGCCGGGGTGCGGGCTATTGCTGCCGCTGCTGGCGAGAGAGGACTGGCTGAGGCCGAGGTGTGGCGGCAGCTCGCGGGGTTTACTGAGAGGAACCAAAGGCGCCTGACGAGGCAGACTACCAGAGAGAGGAACCGGGCCCCGGAAACCAGTGGCAGCTCGACTGCTTTCACATAACTGAGACTGAAGACTGTGGGGAAACACATGAGAGACTGTAAATAAGCAGATAGTGCCACATACAGGGCATGGAGAGAATACAAGCTCAATACTAGAACTAAAATTGTTTAagcctctggagtctgaggctgatttggggcttggagaaattttgacatgccctgacatttgtgcttttttcagttgttcaaaaacatattaatgacaaaagtgtcattacactgtattcagcacaaactaggctacaataatatgtgaggaacatgcatttacatgtttgttttattgaaggaataatgtttatgcgtggttattgaaaaaaaaaaaccacttaagtcactgaaataaggccaaaaaaagtatattaaatctgtgttcacaagacttctgggtattggaggtggTAGGCTAGAGTTTTtacttcagaattatgtaaaattatgctgcttgtcaagaaaaaaagtatgcgtggaggcgtgaatctgtatgaataatgggccatttacacctgataagacaaaagaatcgcataataatgacctgaaatgacttgcatattaatgaggcctttcagtcaggtaggctgtgaaaaaaccctctgcaatcatgtctcagctcaatttaaaataatggtattctattaaattctttaaaatatcatgtatttctgtgatgcaaagtgtcaaCAATTattggcatttcatataggcttttagctttaaagcatgcacatttggagaaatattgatggattctcatatatttatgtcaattttctatactgagaagtaatatttattcaatatttattatcattactatgagtgctggatactgtgttttcaattcatacttgcagccggagggcgctctctgtacacctttagtcctcaaattattctaaagaagaagaggacatttcaggaatggtgttttcaattcatacttgcagccggagggcgctctctgtacacctttaggccacaaattcatataaagaagaaaaggaaccaggaactaatggcatgtcttctagagatcgctaaccatggctttaatatccagataaacacttttcaggacaataaatacacgattgagacgatgaatgcatgtattgcctctgaatatgcgtctgaatagcgctggctctaTAGACGgggccgcattagcgggtaatgagctgaatcacagacttctgacatggctctcttttcatacagattacataaacacagaatgtttgtttttcgatttgacttgcacgatttaaaacctgacatttcaacgtctctttagacataagtgtcatttttttgtcattagtattcataagtcacagttcattttctgagaactatcagattggacttcgtttagagggagacgagagatcacgcatcatgttagttttctttattttacaaaaagcactaCATTGTgtttgtacacaaataaaagaagatattctatagtttcaattgatatattacttatgtctctatgacaagaaagtCTGTttagtctgttttgctgcattgtgaaaaaaatcctgcaaaacgcgcctgcacgttttcagacctcagggagttaaactgtaattttagtGTCAATTATAATATTCCATATTTTCTGCAAAAAAGTCCCGCTTGAATATACGAAGTAGGGTTGGGCATTATCGGCATTATGCCACTAATGCTGTCGAAAGAAAAGTGTGTTTGAGGGTGTAGGACCAGAGACGAGAGAAAGAGAGGTGTGTGTACCTGCACATAGAGTTGCGAGacgagtgtgtgagagaggcgGCAGGACTCATGTCTGGCGTTCGGGTCAGTGCCAGATCACACTGGTCCAGAAGCTCCAGCAGCTCCTCTTCAGTGGGACCGCCGAGAGCTTTAACACACAGAAAGAGATTATGATCGCTGCACATATGCTGCATTTCACATTCATTAATTCTTCCATGCTCACCTTTAATATCCACTTTCCCAGCGATCTCCATCGCTGTCGTGAGGTCCCACATCTGGATGCTGCCGTTGCTGTGTCCGCTGAAGAGGTACCGACGGGGCCTAGAGCCGATGCGGCTGGATCCCTCACACTCATGCACCACAAACGACGTGATTGACGTCCCGTCCACTGAGCGCACCTCACATACCCTTCAAAGGAGACTTCACGTTTAGCACCCAAATGCCCATGTTGTTCAAGGACGTTTTCTAACCATTCACACTTTACTGTTCAAATTTGCTAGGGAGTTTGTGTAGTATGCAGATAACAGTTTAATGGGAGTTATATTAACTGACCTCTTCCCATTGGAGGAGAGCCTTACGTAGAGTTTATCAGTGTCAGGAACCACGCGCTGGATAAACACCTGCTGCTCGTCACGCTCCCCATACGGGCCTGCAGAAACAAGTGTCAGTCAACccagtaaaataaatatatacacactgcCGGTCCAAATATTggaataatattattttttaatgtttttaaagtctcttctgctcaccaaggctgcatttatttgatcaaaaacatagtaaaaacagtaatattgtgattatgttttactattattatctttgtgaatatattttaaaatgtaatttatatccagtgatcaaagctgaattttcagcagtcttcagtgtcacatgatccttcagaaatcattctaatatgatgatttgctgctcaagaaacatttatgattattatcaatgttaaaaacagttgtgctgcttcattttttttttttttttggttctttttgtggaaaccatgatgcaCTTTACGACTTAAAAGTTTGGGTTAAATAAggatattaatacttttattcagcaaggacacattaaattgatcaaaagtgacagtaaagagcCAGCGCCCATAACCTAGTGGTTAGTGTGGCGAAAGATTTCTCTCATCCTGCCAATAGACTATTTGACCCTCTTCCTTCAGGCAGGAGGCTGCGTAACATCAGAACTAGAACATCAAGGTTAAAAAACAGCTTCTATCCAGAAGCCGTGAGACTTTGTAATACTGCCAattgcaaattgataaattgaACTTGTTGTCCTAAATTGGATTGCACTAATTTTACTACTAtgctgttaatttttttaagggTTTTTAGAGTGTGGAGAGATTGTACCCATACACTAATAGGGGTttgtattattgttatttaactattgtatttattgatgAGTAGTTAGTTATTTAttgaatgtttgtatttttaaacggACCTCAGTACCTAATTTCGTTCCAGCTCATGTACCATGCTTTGGAATGACAATAAAAAATCCTTTATCCTTTATCCTTATATGGTGCAAATGCATTCACGGCGACCCGAGTTCGATTCCCATCTCGAGGTCCTTTGCCGATCCTGCCCAATGCTTTCCTGTCTGCTCTCTACTGTCCTCTCCAAATAAAGGAACAAAAAGCCcataaatataacttaaaaaaaaatatataataataataataattattatatattatatatatattaaaataagtgacagtaaagactttttaatgttacaaaggatttgtattttaaataaatgttgttcatttaactttttattcttcaaagaatctccaaaacatttcaacattgataataagcactgataataaatgataactgagcatcaaatcatcatattagaaagatttctgaaggatcatgtgacactgaagactgggagtaatgatgcagaaaattcagctttgatcacaggaataaattatattttaaaagtatataaCAATAGACAACAGTTCAtctaaattttaataataatcaaataaatgcagccttggtgagcagaagggACCTCCAATTAAagatcttaattattccaaacttttggtccTAAAGGAATGATTATTTTTGATGATCACTCCATTTTACCTATTTCAGTGCCAGCAGCACAGCCTCCATGGCCGTCGATATCGTCCAATGAGAGGATCTTAAAGGAAGTAAGGGGGGTGGAGCCAGGCTGAGTGGAGATCATGCCTCGGAAACGCGTCACCGTCCACGTCCGGACGTGATTGTTGTCTGCACACACTGCATGGAGgaagatttttagaaaatagTAGTGATTTTACACCTTTTATTCCCACTATATTCTGCGTATAATTGAGTGCATATGACCCCTCACCAGAGATGAGATGTTTCTCAGACAGCATGATCTTGGTAACAGGGCTGCGGTGGACAGAGAAGGTCTGGAAGAGCTGTGGACCGGATCCCACCGTCTCTGGATGCTGCACTATGACGCGCACCGTGCCTGAACTAGTGCCGTACGCGATCTCGATCCAGTTCCCGCTGTCACCTAAAGAGCACGAACATTTATCACATCCATGATACAGTGGAAAAGAAGTGTGCTCAAATGTACcaaattcaaatatatttttaaaaaactgtaCATGCAGATAATATGtcacttaaaggcacaatatgtaatattcaccactagaggtcgcttaatcaaaacaaaggtgtagcttgatgatgtcgcgaatgagtgtgtgaatcaaagaaatcatgttcatggatgagctgATGTATTAAAGTTTTACTAACGTTACGGTGGTATGAAGCATGACAGGTCGAGAGCCGCGGGAGCGGGACAAAGCCGCTGGAGTGAATGCTAATGATAGACACCTGCGGTACACACCGATCTCGAGTCCAgcagagcttttattatgcttttGCTGCAATCGTCCGCTTCCGCTCTTTTCGTtgcgtatgtggggtaacgcagcACTGTTTTACATGGTTAAAACAATCATACTAAGTACATTTAAATGTGCTGAAAGTGTACATTCACTCggtggctgctatgagacacctGGGTAGCGCAGATATGACGTCAGTGACAGCCggtttctctggatttaaacattgttgaaAACGTTTGGGATAACCcaagtacacaagtcaaaaTACATAacatgggtaacactttattttattgtcttttaactagttgcttattaacaTGCATATTGATACAATATTGGCTAtctattagtacttattaagcacatattaatgccttattctgcatgaccttattctacattcttaatcctaatcaatacctaaacttaataactaccttactaactattagtaagcagtaaattaggaatttattgagggaaaagtcgtagttaatagtttatatgtgttccctatactgacTAATgcataacattgttctagtggtttttggatattttaataaaaataaaaaaaaacgcaCATATGGTgcctttaagtacacttaaagCCTGTTCACAGCAAGGACGATAATGATAgttctaaaaaatataaatataatagcaGAGAAGAATTtagaattttatattatataataaatacacaccacaactataaccaTAATGGCACAGAAGAACAACATCGTTGGCATCActttcaaaatgattttttccagctgatgaacgataaaaacattcacagccaatcagaatccatcatgctctaaagagcttgagcatttaaagtggcagacgACAAAACTGCAGCGCGCTTAGAATATCGTGAATGATATCGTCTGCtagtgtggacgctaatatagttatcattcttcctggtgtgaacaggcctttaaagagattacactttcatgactacgtatcttaagtacacttttaaaaagtgcattttaactttaaaatcattttttaataatCCACTTATTACAAacacacttattttgatgtgttgactaacatattAAAGCACATGAAAAGTAAGTgaatacaatttttaattgtacactttcaaagacaatagaagtaattatgaaattacatataaagatgtacttaagtgaatcaaaaaaaacactaaaaagttcaactaattgcatttaatgtaaatttaaacTAATACATTGTAAATACtcaaagtgtctgaaaacaCAATTACGTTCATTTCGCGCTAAAGTATATTCTATTAAAGTAAATTAATTTTAGGgttgtcaaacgattaatcacgattaatcgcatacaaaataaaagtttgagtttgcctaatatatgtgggtgtactgtgtttaattattatgtatatataaatacaaacacatccatgtatatatttgagaaatatttacaagtatatgtatatatttatatttttatataatttatattatatataaatacattttttgtacataaataacatttctcttaaatatatacattaatttgtgtgtatttatatatacatattaattacacacattactcacacatatattatacaaactcaaacttttattttgtatgtgattaatcgcggttaatcatttgacagccctaatttcaTAATAAgagctctttttaaaagtatgcactTCTTTTTTTCAAGGGGTGTGTCATAATTGTGTGATCAACTGGAGCGTGATTTGCCTCTGGTCTAGGCGTGTGTTAGAAGATATCAGAGGCTGTTACTTGTTTTGGGCGTAAGGTAGACACTCAGAGCAGTAATAGCATCTTCAGTGGGATCTCGATACAGCTCAGTCACCAACAAATCATTATCCTTCATCCGCAACGGAAACTTCTGGACATCTGAAAGACACAGGCATGGACGACGTGTCAGTCATCAGCTTGATAAGCATCTGAACAATCATAAACGCGAGGTAGTGGGCGGTATTCTTTAGTATATCTAAAATTATAACAGCTTAAGCAAGAATAATCACATTAACTGCATACAgtatatcacaatattactgttttagcTTGAAATTCAACTATAaatagtttatatttttatattatataatccTGTAGCAATGCCTAAACCAAtgtgttcatcatataaagtgataaatcatatggatttattttacaatctctttatgaatgttttgaagCGTCAAGAGTTAGTGGTGAATAGATAGATTTGTAATGGAGGGaaagaaacctctcagatttcattaaaaatatcgtcatttgtgttttgaagatgaacatgACAAACATAAAACAGATAGTATTCAGGTCTGATCGTCACTTTACCTATATAGTAAATAGATCCGTTATTACATCCCAAAATGAGGAAAGATCCGGCTGTGTCATAACTGTTGATGGGAACAACATCCTGGTTCTGCATAAAGAGAGGTGAAGACATCAGGAAGTGAGCGCTTCCCCTTGTTCGGTACACCATGAAGAAATCAGTTTCCTTTCAAATGTAATCTGAACAAATGCAGAAAACGTCTAATTAATCAGCTCTCAGCTGGACTTTACCTGCCAGTGTTTGGTGACAGCGTTCCACACTCCCACTTTGCCTGTGTGGCTGGTGGCAATGAGCTGATTTCCCACGAAGAACAAAGCCTCCACCGGCACATTCAGACTGAACACGCCTGCGGATCAGAACGAACAGAGCCTCGCAGATCAAGAACTTTGCTTTCCAGAACCAAGTGCATTATATGAAATGAGACCTTACCAATTTCACTGCCATTGCCATCAGGACAGATAGCCCACAGTATGATTTCCGTGCCCGACGCCACAGCAACCATCTTATCGTTGTCCCCTAGCGAGCcgcccatgaccttggcattaaGAGCCACCCTGTCAATCACCCAGTCCAGCCGAGGGCTGGTGAAGACCTGCTGCCATCCAGTAGACTCTTTAACCCTGAGCATGAGTGatgtcatattttaaaacatccCATATGTGCATCCAAATCATTGCTATTGGTGACGTGTTCAAAGAGGAACCCTACCTGTAACAGACCACAAACTGGGCATACGCCACAGCAATCCAGTTATGATGACCGCATATGATTCGGACCATGCCTGGATCAGAGACCGGACCTAAACATCAGAGCACATGATTCGAGAAATCATTAGAAATTActattttaaatgaacaaaagGTGTACACAAGAGAACTGTTTAGcaggaaacaaaaaaaaatggaatcGAATAAACCAGAGTAGAAATAAGTAGAATTGTGTAAAATAGAATAGAACTGATTAGAGCATAGAATAGAATAAATTAAACTGGAGTAGAAATTAGTAAAGACAGAACTGAATACAACGGAGTAGAATGAAATGGAATAGAATGGACAAATTAGAGTACAAATGAGTAGAGTAGAACAGAGTAAAATAGGATAAACAAGGGAAAAAGTTATTtgagtaaaataaaatgtaataaaacagaACTGAGTAGAATAAAATAGAGCAAATCATAGCAGAAATTAGGAGAGTAAAATAGAACAGAATAGTATAAACCAGTAgaataaaacagaataaaataatCCAGAGTAGAAATGAGAAGAATTTAGTATAATGGAATGGAACTGATTAGAGCAGAACTGAGTAAAACAGAATAGAATACAATAAACTGGAGTAGAAATGAGTAAAACAGAACTGAATGCAACTGAGTAGAACAAGATGGAATACAATGGAACAAATGTGTAAAAATTACTAGATTAGAATAGAgagaataaaatagaataaacaAGGGTAAACATTATTtgagtaaaataataattttatataaccCAGACCTGAGTAGATAAAGACTAAGGAGTAGAAATgggtaaaataaaaaaggaattaaGTAGAACACAATAGAATAGCACAAATCAGAGCACAAATTAGGAGTAAAATAGAACagaataaaattaacttattttttcatccttctgagattgtcccagTGGTAAAATCAAACGTTTcaaaatgtaggaaattcaacatttgatagaaaacacttatttaaaaataaaaaataaaataattaccactttaaccagcaggtggcggcagagtagcatttatttgtgcatatatcagccatttcctctaacTGTTTTTCACCTAGTTTCGTTTTTGACcaattattaaacattataaaataactaggtttataaatacattttgtcaatgtgaagtatgaagtactcacaaaatctcatgaaaaacaataacttttcttgtgaatgaataCGAGCACCACGCTTCCACTttataatcacagcagctgtcagtcagtgcagcacaagatcaatgatttcagcacacttgtgaaaacacacattttattcagttaatctaactaaagtgcacaataaacatttaatttttgatgctttttttcacatgaaagtgtgaaaactgatggtcgaattgaatttagccgaggagaACACTGAGGTTcgtctttatttattcattttttatgccGTCTTtcatttgaataactaaatgaatgctatgcctgactatttaaaggtgccctagaattaaaaattgaatttacctcggcatagttgaataacaagagttcagtacatggaaatgacatacactgagtctcaaactccattgtttcctccttcttatataaatctcatttgtttaaaagacctccgaagaacaggtgaatctcaacataacaccgactgttacgtaacagtcgggatcattaatatgtatgcccccaatatttgcatatgccagcccatgttcaaggcattgcacagctgaatcatcagactaggtaagcaagcaagaataatagtgaaaaatggcagatggagcaataataactgacatgatgcatgatatcatgatatttaaaGTGATATTtgcaaattgtctttctaaatgtttcgttagcatgttgctaatgtactgttaaatgtggttaaagttaccatcgtttcttactgtattcacgaagacaagagccgtcgctattttcattattaaacacttgcagtcacTTGCAGattataaatctcttcaacagtgtgtaatgttagctttagccacggagcaccatcaaactcgttcagaatcaaatgtaaacatccaaataaatactatactcacatgatccaatgtatgcaagcagcatgcatgatgaacatcttgtaaagatccattttgagggttatattagctgtgtgaactttgtttatgctgtttaaagcAGTCgcaagctccgggggcggggagcgtcagcatttaaaggggccgcagcctgaatcggcgcatatttaatgatgccccaaaacaggcagttaaaaaaatgaataaaaaaaatctatggggtattttgatttTCTAAGTGAATCGGTAGAATAGAAAATAGAATAGCTTAAAGTAAATATATTagaacagaacaaaacagaACACGGTATGTCAGAGTAGAATGGAATATAACAGAAAATAGTACAGTAAATGAGAGTATGTGGAACAGAATTGAATAGAGAAGTGTAGTAAACTGAAGTAGAATAGAATACTGAAAGGAAGTGAAGGCAGACCTGGCACTCTCTCCTCAATGACAGCTCTGCCCAGTATGCCAGCGTTGCCCAGGTTGGGCGGCATTGTGTTACTCCTCCTCACAGGGGCTCTTTCCACCGGCCCCGCGCGGCCACCCATGTACTGGGGTCCTGCCACACTGTGCCTGTTTCTGCGCTTCACTGGGTAcactgcaacacacacacactcgtcaTCATGACTAAAAGATGCTGTCTTTTCATACAGTCAGGGTTTGTGTTTACTGTA
The nucleotide sequence above comes from Chanodichthys erythropterus isolate Z2021 chromosome 7, ASM2448905v1, whole genome shotgun sequence. Encoded proteins:
- the shkbp1 gene encoding SH3KBP1-binding protein 1 produces the protein MARIGDIIHLNVGGKRFSTSRQTLTWVPDSFFSSLLSGRISTLKDETGAIFIDRDPSLFAPILNFLRTKELHPRSIDVHLLMHEAEFYGITPLVRKLQLCDELDRSSCGNVLFNGYLPPPVYPVKRRNRHSVAGPQYMGGRAGPVERAPVRRSNTMPPNLGNAGILGRAVIEERVPGPVSDPGMVRIICGHHNWIAVAYAQFVVCYRVKESTGWQQVFTSPRLDWVIDRVALNAKVMGGSLGDNDKMVAVASGTEIILWAICPDGNGSEIGVFSLNVPVEALFFVGNQLIATSHTGKVGVWNAVTKHWQNQDVVPINSYDTAGSFLILGCNNGSIYYIDVQKFPLRMKDNDLLVTELYRDPTEDAITALSVYLTPKTSDSGNWIEIAYGTSSGTVRVIVQHPETVGSGPQLFQTFSVHRSPVTKIMLSEKHLISVCADNNHVRTWTVTRFRGMISTQPGSTPLTSFKILSLDDIDGHGGCAAGTEIGPYGERDEQQVFIQRVVPDTDKLYVRLSSNGKRVCEVRSVDGTSITSFVVHECEGSSRIGSRPRRYLFSGHSNGSIQMWDLTTAMEIAGKVDIKALGGPTEEELLELLDQCDLALTRTPDMSPAASLTHSSRNSMCSLQSQLCESSRAATGFRGPVPLSGSLPRQAPLVPLSKPRELPPHLGLSQSSLASSGSNSPHPGRAPLEREKDRDGLGAIRRGSFVERCQERAKCSDTGGLDAGRRSLAVCSELEARLGLRIPSSFSALQAPCLSTPPSSLAASSMRRPAPAAPNTAPSPLSPARSQTPTSPRRPLTSPTSETPSNENVGGQESPASPSSTSPKPHMNETSF